tcttcttcagttttttttctcttttttgatgatttatcgGGGCTCAGATGTCAATATTTCTCTTTGTTTGGGTTCCCAATTAACACCCTGTCACACCTTCAGATACTCTCTTCTTGTTAtcttcgtaattttttctaatccaATTTTCATCTGATTTGAATATTCATGAGTCTCGGCAAAATCTCatgttttttgctgcttttgcctcaaaaacaaaacataaagAGACTTGTTTTTTCGTTAAGTTATTCATGGCAAAAAAGCATCTGTAAAGCAAAAGAGATCCAGCTTTAAAGGTGTTTTTAATCGGATTACCTTTGCGGAATTTCGTGCAAAGTAACGgcaaaatcaattgaaaattgtacGTTTGACAGCTCCCCAGAGACTCTGTGTTGACCGAAAAACCCtcattttgtgtaaatttcgTGTCATAAAGCTGCAGGTAATCAAAAACCGTCGCACCGCAGCTCGTGACGCGACACAAAAACCACATTCCGCAAGCCACAGAAGCTGTTGATGCTCCTTATCATCGtcgtttttgtgtaaaaatgaaCATGTGTGGCAAagataattattatgataatgttTTAATGTTGCTTTACATCCCCCTTTCATTAGaacatatttttccttttccgCAGTGAAAACCGCCTCCGCCGCTATAACATCACCTTACAAGTGTAATTATTCTTATCactctcaataaaaaatacaaagaggtgtggaagttttttttattcatattctagcgaaaaataaaagaaaaacagcgcaaaacttttatatttttgcgtCATGTGACAGAAAGTACGTTTCTCAGAAAAAGTCttgtttttcttccttttttgcatttttgagaaaaaaattactcttttaatgaattttgagataaaagtttttaaaatgtgcattgggaaaaaattttttaaatgtgcattgggatgaaagtttaaaatgtaaactgggtcaaaattttagaatatacattggggcaaaatttgcattgggatttgtttcaaaatcaaaatagcTATAAtaggcaaaaaatttcaaatgtacaCTGGGTTCAAAATTCCGAATTTCGGATAGTATAATCGGAGATCATAAAATTGgtcttgggacaaaaatttaagaaaatttcaacgaacgaaaaaatatgccttgggtcaaaaatgaatcacaaaattttccataatatcCTCTGCATAAGCTTTCAAAATGTGTAATGGGTCGAAATTTGTCGAATGGGTcgaaattaagacaaaaacacaaaatgtgcattgggcacgaatacaaaaatttgctttgagattaaataataaaatttgctttgggacaaaattaaataaaaatttaaaatatacattgggctatgtcacgtggttaaaatttaaaaaaaatctacatttgagtgaaaattttcaaaatgtacacTGGGTTAAAATTTCAGAAGGTACTTTGggactaaaataaaatgtttgcatTGGgacttatttcaaaatatgcattgggcaaaaatttttattaaattacgtACTGGGttgagtcacgtgactttaaaaaaatcaaaatacgaCTCCATCCTTCTTGTAACgacaactttcaaattttttttttctgaagtgaACTTTAGTTGCATACAAAAACAAACGACAAACAGcgtcattaatattttattagtcACCTTTCACGAGGAATTCccgtaatttttctcttttttgtgtctcttaaTTACGCATTAAGCTTCGTGTGATGATGACGAACTTTTCATGTGACATGTaacaaatgaacattttttgctaatttatttttttttgtttctttttttttcagatatacCTTTCTTATGATGAATATACTAATTGTTAGCACGTTATTTTTAATCCTAAATATTTCACaagaaatttatgcaaatccgCATCACAGGAGAGAACCTGTTGGTTTTCAGGTaagaatttgaatattttatttattttccactAAATTTGGTCAAGCATGTGCTCGGTCAAAAAAGGCAAGTGTGTCAACTCGTGTCATTCGATGAATGGGATAAATTCGATACAAACTTATTTTGAAGGAAATCTGTTGTTGAAATGTTTCGGAAAGATGCTTACATTGACATGACATGTTGATGTTTGAAGACGATTTgcatgtttaaataaatttgagggAGTTGGGGTGAAGGAATTGGGTTGATGGGTTAGGCTTTgatgtttacattttatttttggccttattttttacgagtttttgacctaaattttatttcttatgaaattttttttgtcaaaaattgcttgaaaatgttttaaaaattaatttttaatcaaaatttcaaataaattcaataattttcattcaaataatgaatgaaatcaaccaaattttgtctGTCAAGCCTTCaggaaatgataaaattgataaaataattttatttgtttgtcacAAATTGatcaaagtaaataaaattagagctTCCTTGAGACATTTCCGCTTAACTTCTATTTTAAGATtcatttttgacacttttcttTGATCATTTCTATCTTTAGATTGTCTCCCAAGTacaattttcttcagaaatttcctaaaataaataaaaattcagttaatttatgcaaaaatccaTTTCTTTCGAGTAAAATTACCTTTGGGACACTGATTTTGTGAGTAGGTTTGTGTCTCCTAATTCAATTAATCACCGAATTTGTCATGTTTGTCTTCCAATTACGACTGccatgtcaaaattaaatgtaaatttcattgaatttttaaaaataatattttctttgatcCGATTTTTAGGGCACTCGTGGCAGACGAAGCGTGGATTTCGACAATAAAAGTATTAATAGTAAGGATGACAGCGTTCAGACAGAGCAAGAAGCTCCCTTTTATGTAAATAGTGTGACAACCGAGAGTATTAGCAATGACGAGCCGGTCGGTACGAGTCCGTCGTCATTGTCAATTGTCAAGCGGGCCCCTGCAATGGGCTTCCAAGGTGTACGTGGcaagaaatttgatgaattttacgcGGATCTGGACAAGAGACTTCCGATGGGATTTcaggtaaataattttttttgtcttgtttgtgacacttttttccatgaattattaaattttcagggTGTACGTGGCAAAAAGTTGCTAATAAATTACCCGCATCTATGGTATTATTCACCGAAACGTGCACCGAGTGGATTTATGGGAATGCGTGGCAAGAAAAGTTATGACTACGACGAGGGCGCGCTGGATAAACGAGCGCCTTCAGGTTTCATGGGTAAGTGCGTGCGATGATTTATGTCACTTTTTCATCCAGAATCTGTgagaaatttactcaaaatgttcgtttttttgtAGGAATGCGTGGGAAACGACCTGAAGACTTTGAACAGCAGTACGACAATTACAGCAGCAACGATGACGACTTGAGACTGTATCAAGCATTGATGTCGGGAGCTGATTCGCTAAATCATTGGTACGAAGATCAATTAAATGAACTCGATCCGAACAACATTGAGGAGTACGGGTATGAGAAGAGAGCGCCTGCGGGCTTTGTTGGGATGCGAGGACGTCGATTTTATGACAGCGATTTATTCCAAACGCTCGAAAGTAAGAAACGAGCACCTTCGGGCTTTACAGCGATGCGTGGCAAAAGAGCTCCGTCAGGTTTTATgggtaaaaaataactttcgaGTCTCAGTTTTAAacgattttcatgaaaaattttaatttttaggaatgCGCGGTAAGAAAGACGACCCCGAAATGCTAGATAATTACGAAAAACGAGCGCCAGCTGCAGGATTTTTGGGCATGCGAGGCAAAAAGGGGCCCTTGGTAAGTCTATATAGAAAGGTCTCGACCAACTAACAgctttttgctgaaaaaaagcaaaatcaaTGTTAAATGATAGTTTGCTTATTTACAgggaaattcattttttggtaCGCGAGGCAAGAAATTCCCCTACGAGTTTCGCAGTAAATTTATCGGTGTCAGAGGAaagaaggtaaaaaatttttttttatatatttccttcaaaaattaaatttttgttgattttaggCCTTCAATtctgaaaatgaaattgaagaaaCCGAACAGCTCGAAAATAACATGGAAAAACGCAAACCCAACGGATTTGTCGGAATGAGAGGCAAAAAAGGTAAGGCGTCTCCTTTTTACCTTTTTGCACTTTGAAGCATTTTATGACTTAATGATATGCAAATATTGTGAGatagtttgttgttgtttcataaaatgatagttgaaaatcgtgaaaaaaatttttatgacctAAAGAGGAGACATtcatatggaaaaaataacacaaggacaaaaaagtaacataaaattgtggaaaaaagttcattttcactaaaaatttgtctcgCAGCTCGTTCAAATGTTCATGAATCATTAATGTCCTTGCACTATTTTGTGCcttgacaaatatttgacattaaaagtttgagaaaaacattttttaaagtataacTTGTCATATTCTACATTGTTTTTGATTCAGTTTTTAGAtctttttgagaattttaaacattttgaagattttttttttgaggagttttaaaaaaattcaatgaaacttGCAGCGCAAAGAACCTtaaattggtaaaaataatattttctcagtcctttaactttttaaatttatttttttttaatttttaaaaaataatttattttaaattaattatttatttaaaaaaaaaaaataaattatttttttattaataaagttttaactattattagttaataaattaattttataattaggtattaattaaaattaattaattattttaaatattaatttataaaattttgtatattttttttatttaacaattaattatttttaaattttatt
The sequence above is drawn from the Culicoides brevitarsis isolate CSIRO-B50_1 chromosome 1, AGI_CSIRO_Cbre_v1, whole genome shotgun sequence genome and encodes:
- the LOC134838211 gene encoding tachykinins isoform X2 is translated as MMNILIVSTLFLILNISQEIYANPHHRREPVGFQGTRGRRSVDFDNKSINSKDDSVQTEQEAPFYVNSVTTESISNDEPVGTSPSSLSIVKRAPAMGFQGVRGKKFDEFYADLDKRLPMGFQGVRGKKLLINYPHLWYYSPKRAPSGFMGMRGKKSYDYDEGALDKRAPSGFMGMRGKRPEDFEQQYDNYSSNDDDLRLYQALMSGADSLNHWYEDQLNELDPNNIEEYGYEKRAPAGFVGMRGRRFYDSDLFQTLESKKRAPSGFTAMRGKRAPSGFMGMRGKKDDPEMLDNYEKRAPAAGFLGMRGKKGPLFAYLQGNSFFGTRGKKFPYEFRSKFIGVRGKKAFNSENEIEETEQLENNMEKRKPNGFVGMRGKKDSESSQE
- the LOC134838211 gene encoding tachykinins isoform X3 gives rise to the protein MMNILIVSTLFLILNISQEIYANPHHRREPVGFQGTRGRRSVDFDNKSINSKDDSVQTEQEAPFYVNSVTTESISNDEPVGTSPSSLSIVKRAPAMGFQGVRGKKFDEFYADLDKRLPMGFQGVRGKKLLINYPHLWYYSPKRAPSGFMGMRGKKSYDYDEGALDKRAPSGFMGMRGKRPEDFEQQYDNYSSNDDDLRLYQALMSGADSLNHWYEDQLNELDPNNIEEYGYEKRAPAGFVGMRGRRFYDSDLFQTLESKKRAPSGFTAMRGKRAPSGFMGMRGKKDDPEMLDNYEKRAPAAGFLGMRGKKGPLGNSFFGTRGKKFPYEFRSKFIGVRGKKAFNSENEIEETEQLENNMEKRKPNGFVGMRGKKDSESSQE
- the LOC134838211 gene encoding tachykinins isoform X1, with amino-acid sequence MMNILIVSTLFLILNISQEIYANPHHRREPVGFQGTRGRRSVDFDNKSINSKDDSVQTEQEAPFYVNSVTTESISNDEPVGTSPSSLSIVKRAPAMGFQGVRGKKFDEFYADLDKRLPMGFQGVRGKKLLINYPHLWYYSPKRAPSGFMGMRGKKSYDYDEGALDKRAPSGFMGMRGKRPEDFEQQYDNYSSNDDDLRLYQALMSGADSLNHWYEDQLNELDPNNIEEYGYEKRAPAGFVGMRGRRFYDSDLFQTLESKKRAPSGFTAMRGKRAPSGFMGMRGKKDDPEMLDNYEKRAPAAGFLGMRGKKGPLVSLYRKFAYLQGNSFFGTRGKKFPYEFRSKFIGVRGKKAFNSENEIEETEQLENNMEKRKPNGFVGMRGKKDSESSQE